One segment of Stenotrophomonas sp. SAU14A_NAIMI4_8 DNA contains the following:
- the hisIE gene encoding bifunctional phosphoribosyl-AMP cyclohydrolase/phosphoribosyl-ATP diphosphatase HisIE, whose protein sequence is MSIEVRPSPQALETLDWAKGDGLLPAVVQDADTLQVLMLGYVNAESLHITQVTGHMTFYSRSKQRLWTKGEQSGHVLAVQSISVDCDADTVLVLARPAGPTCHTGAESCFDGAPKDFLGGLGQLVAVREAQRPPGSYTTSLFEGGIRRIAQKVGEEGVETALAAVAQDDEALLGESADLLYHLLVLLRARGLSLDDARAVLEQRHR, encoded by the coding sequence ATGTCTATTGAAGTACGCCCGTCGCCGCAGGCTCTGGAAACCCTGGACTGGGCCAAGGGCGATGGCCTGCTGCCGGCCGTGGTGCAGGACGCCGATACGCTGCAGGTGCTGATGCTGGGCTATGTGAACGCCGAATCGCTGCATATCACCCAGGTGACCGGCCACATGACCTTCTACAGCCGCAGCAAGCAGCGCCTGTGGACCAAGGGCGAGCAGTCCGGCCACGTGCTGGCGGTGCAGTCGATCAGCGTCGATTGCGATGCCGACACCGTGCTGGTGCTGGCGCGGCCGGCAGGCCCGACCTGCCACACCGGCGCGGAGAGCTGTTTCGACGGCGCGCCGAAGGATTTCCTGGGCGGCCTGGGCCAGTTGGTGGCCGTGCGCGAGGCGCAGCGACCGCCGGGCAGCTACACCACCTCGCTGTTCGAGGGCGGCATCCGCCGCATCGCGCAGAAGGTGGGCGAGGAGGGCGTGGAGACCGCGCTGGCCGCCGTGGCGCAGGACGATGAGGCATTGCTGGGGGAATCGGCCGACCTGCTGTACCACCTGCTGGTGCTGCTGCGCGCGCGCGGCTTGTCGCTGGATGATGCACGGGCGGTGCTGGAACAGCGGCACCGGTGA
- a CDS encoding calcineurin-like phosphoesterase family protein, with protein MKLPAAWLCCLLLTSPAWAADTVVSGKVYLERDGKPGRGATDPGLAGVQVSNGETIVKTAADGSYSLPVRDGQTVFVIKPDAYSFPKAADGLPSFWRHYRPNGSPALKYGGIAATGDAARSWDFALQADRHDSRRGFQMLVFTDSQTATTQDIGYYQQSIVQPLVGQTKARLGTTLGDIVNDDLTLYPAINKVTTELGVPWFHVPGNHDLDFDAANDDHSLDSWRNIYGPDTYAVEEGGASFVFLDDVVYDPNAKPKYVGGLREDQFAFLAAYLKGLHKDRLLVLGMHIPLFDAAPGRETFRHADRQRLFDLLKPFRNVLVLSGHSHTQQHVYHGKAEGWQGDKPLHEYNVGANCGAFWSGVKNAAGVPDSTMSDGTPKGYALLDVAGNGSYRLQYRVAGAPASEQIGLHAPKVLRQGAYPAWGVYANVYMGEDASVVEYRVDGGPWQPMKQVSQPDPRLLVENVADDLATTLRGYDRSPEATASPHLWRGALPTGLAVGSHKVEVRSTQPDGAVFTATTSYSLQTAQP; from the coding sequence ATGAAACTGCCTGCCGCCTGGCTGTGCTGCCTGTTGCTTACTTCGCCGGCATGGGCCGCCGACACCGTGGTGAGCGGCAAGGTCTACCTGGAGCGCGACGGCAAGCCCGGGCGCGGTGCCACCGATCCCGGCCTGGCCGGCGTGCAGGTGTCCAACGGCGAAACCATCGTCAAGACCGCCGCCGATGGCAGCTACAGCCTGCCGGTGCGCGACGGCCAGACGGTGTTCGTGATCAAGCCCGATGCCTATTCCTTCCCGAAGGCGGCCGATGGCCTGCCATCGTTCTGGCGCCACTATCGTCCCAACGGCTCGCCGGCGCTGAAGTACGGTGGCATCGCCGCCACCGGTGATGCCGCCCGCAGTTGGGATTTCGCCCTGCAGGCCGATCGCCACGACAGCCGGCGCGGCTTCCAGATGCTGGTGTTCACCGATTCGCAGACTGCCACCACGCAGGACATCGGCTACTACCAGCAGTCGATCGTCCAACCGCTGGTGGGGCAGACCAAGGCGCGTCTGGGCACCACCCTGGGCGACATCGTCAATGACGACCTGACCCTGTACCCGGCCATCAACAAGGTGACCACCGAACTGGGCGTGCCGTGGTTCCATGTGCCCGGCAACCACGACCTGGATTTCGACGCCGCCAACGATGACCACTCGCTGGACAGCTGGCGCAACATCTACGGCCCGGACACCTACGCGGTGGAAGAGGGCGGTGCCAGCTTCGTGTTCCTGGACGATGTGGTGTACGACCCCAACGCCAAGCCCAAGTACGTGGGCGGCCTGCGCGAGGACCAGTTCGCCTTCCTGGCTGCGTACCTGAAGGGCCTGCACAAGGACCGCCTGCTGGTGCTGGGCATGCACATTCCGCTGTTCGATGCCGCACCGGGGCGCGAGACCTTCCGCCACGCCGATCGCCAGCGCCTGTTCGATCTGCTCAAGCCGTTCCGCAACGTGCTGGTGCTGAGCGGGCACAGCCACACCCAGCAGCACGTCTACCACGGCAAGGCCGAAGGCTGGCAGGGCGACAAGCCGCTGCACGAATACAACGTGGGCGCCAACTGCGGCGCGTTCTGGTCGGGGGTGAAGAATGCCGCCGGCGTGCCGGACAGCACCATGAGCGATGGCACGCCCAAGGGCTATGCGCTGCTGGATGTGGCCGGCAACGGCAGCTACCGCCTGCAGTACCGCGTGGCCGGCGCCCCGGCCAGCGAGCAGATCGGCCTGCACGCGCCGAAGGTGCTGCGCCAGGGCGCCTACCCGGCGTGGGGCGTCTACGCGAACGTGTACATGGGCGAGGACGCCAGCGTGGTCGAGTACCGCGTGGATGGCGGCCCGTGGCAGCCGATGAAGCAGGTCAGCCAGCCCGACCCGCGCCTGCTGGTGGAAAACGTGGCCGACGATCTGGCCACCACCCTGCGCGGCTACGACCGTTCGCCGGAAGCCACCGCCTCGCCGCACCTGTGGCGTGGCGCGCTGCCCACCGGACTGGCGGTCGGCAGCCACAAGGTGGAAGTACGCTCGACCCAGCCGGACGGTGCGGTGTTCACCGCCACCACCAGTTACAGCCTGCAGACCGCCCAGCCCTGA
- a CDS encoding glucokinase gives MNVAAVDPSSSDASGAGVSHSVVVADVGGTFARVALAHLVLGQTPRLGGYRTYACADHASLAAILADFSASLDQPVHSAVVAIAGVLDGDVLINANLPWTVSLSATRAQSGLGELQLINDFEAVALAVPYLQPETLVPLNGPGDPAQAFPALVLGAGTGLGAALRFADGDRPVLASELGHAALGAGTALELQVLAKLLQRWPHVDNERVLSGSGLLNLYPCLCELRGVAPQWSTTEALIGAARSGEDAVAVETLQVFCAWLGSLAGDAAIAVGARSVYLAGGISAHVQDFLADGRFRERFLNKGVLADVLRQVPVWRVEHGQLGVLGAAVWHAARLPRGG, from the coding sequence GTGAACGTCGCAGCAGTAGACCCGTCTTCCTCCGACGCCAGCGGCGCCGGCGTTTCGCACAGCGTGGTAGTGGCCGATGTGGGCGGCACCTTCGCCCGCGTCGCTTTGGCCCATCTGGTGCTTGGCCAGACCCCGCGCCTGGGCGGCTATCGCACCTATGCCTGCGCGGACCACGCCAGCTTGGCAGCGATCCTGGCCGACTTCAGTGCCAGCCTGGACCAGCCAGTGCACAGCGCGGTGGTCGCCATTGCCGGCGTGCTCGATGGCGATGTGCTGATCAACGCCAACCTGCCGTGGACCGTTTCACTGTCGGCCACGCGCGCGCAGTCCGGGCTGGGCGAACTGCAGCTGATCAACGATTTCGAGGCCGTGGCCCTGGCCGTGCCCTACCTGCAGCCGGAAACGCTGGTGCCGCTGAACGGCCCGGGCGACCCGGCGCAGGCATTCCCGGCGCTGGTGCTGGGCGCAGGCACGGGCCTGGGCGCGGCGCTGCGCTTTGCCGATGGCGACCGCCCGGTGCTGGCCAGTGAACTGGGGCACGCCGCGCTGGGGGCCGGCACCGCGCTGGAACTGCAGGTGCTGGCCAAGCTGCTGCAGCGCTGGCCGCACGTGGACAACGAACGGGTGCTGTCCGGCAGCGGTCTGCTGAATCTGTACCCGTGCCTGTGCGAACTGCGCGGGGTTGCACCGCAGTGGTCGACCACCGAAGCGCTGATCGGCGCCGCGCGCAGTGGCGAGGATGCGGTGGCGGTGGAAACTCTGCAGGTGTTCTGCGCGTGGCTGGGCAGCCTGGCGGGCGATGCGGCCATTGCCGTGGGCGCGCGCTCGGTGTATCTGGCCGGCGGCATTTCCGCCCACGTACAGGATTTCCTGGCCGACGGGCGTTTCCGAGAGCGCTTCCTCAACAAGGGCGTGCTGGCCGATGTACTGCGCCAGGTGCCGGTGTGGCGGGTGGAACATGGCCAGTTGGGCGTGCTCGGCGCGGCCGTCTGGCACGCGGCGCGGCTGCCGCGCGGGGGCTGA
- a CDS encoding N(4)-(beta-N-acetylglucosaminyl)-L-asparaginase, whose product MVDRRQFLQAGALAAGMAALPGVQARTQGGAKVVSTWDFGVPANQAAWKVLGQGGSALDAVEAGARWAESELCNPTVGHCGNPDRDGVLSLDASIMDGDGRCGAVAALVDIAHPVSVARKVMENSPHVLLVGDGAQQFAVQQGFERKRLLTPQAEAAWREWLKTEQYQPQINAERRGIPGNSDNHDTIGMLALDAKGHLAGACTTSGMAWKLHGRVGDSPIIGAGLYVDNEVGAATASGVGEEMIRNAASFLVVELMRQGRTPAQACREAIDRVVRKRPEASRTLQVCFLAMNKQGEVGAYALHRGFVYAVCDGQRQDDLRDSPSIYTSSQT is encoded by the coding sequence ATGGTGGATCGCAGGCAGTTCCTGCAGGCCGGCGCACTGGCCGCAGGCATGGCCGCCTTGCCTGGCGTGCAGGCGCGCACGCAGGGCGGGGCGAAGGTCGTTTCAACGTGGGACTTCGGCGTGCCGGCCAACCAGGCCGCGTGGAAGGTGCTGGGCCAGGGCGGCAGCGCGCTGGATGCGGTGGAAGCCGGCGCACGCTGGGCCGAAAGCGAGCTGTGCAATCCCACCGTCGGCCATTGTGGCAACCCCGATCGCGACGGCGTGTTGAGCCTGGATGCCAGCATCATGGATGGCGATGGCCGCTGCGGCGCCGTGGCTGCGCTTGTGGACATCGCGCACCCGGTGTCGGTGGCACGCAAGGTGATGGAAAACAGCCCGCATGTATTGCTGGTGGGCGACGGTGCCCAGCAGTTCGCCGTGCAACAGGGCTTCGAGCGCAAGCGGCTGCTCACCCCGCAGGCCGAGGCGGCCTGGCGCGAATGGTTGAAGACCGAGCAGTACCAGCCGCAGATCAACGCCGAGCGCCGTGGCATCCCCGGCAACAGCGACAACCACGACACCATCGGCATGCTGGCGCTGGACGCCAAGGGGCATCTTGCCGGCGCCTGCACCACCAGTGGCATGGCCTGGAAGCTGCACGGGCGGGTCGGCGACAGCCCGATCATCGGTGCCGGCCTGTACGTGGACAACGAGGTGGGCGCCGCCACTGCCTCGGGCGTGGGCGAGGAAATGATCCGCAACGCCGCCTCGTTCCTGGTGGTCGAGCTGATGCGGCAGGGGCGCACGCCTGCGCAGGCCTGCCGTGAAGCGATCGACCGGGTGGTGCGCAAGCGCCCCGAAGCCAGCCGCACGCTGCAGGTGTGCTTCCTGGCAATGAACAAGCAGGGCGAAGTGGGCGCGTACGCGCTGCATCGTGGCTTCGTCTATGCGGTATGCGATGGCCAGCGTCAGGACGACCTGCGCGATTCGCCGTCGATCTACACGAGCAGCCAGACGTGA
- a CDS encoding copper homeostasis protein CutC translates to MSAALTLEIASNSLASALAAQAGGADRIELFDNLGEGGTTPSLASIAIARERLQIPLFVLVRPRPGDFHYDALETELMLRDIAQCRALGCDGVVIGALDVHGGIDMPLCRELVQAAGPLQVTFHRAFDAARDLPAALQQVIELGCTRVLSSGGQVSAEAGSSMLAALVAQAAGRIRVMAGAGIGPANIARIARLTGCSELHASAKGLRRSAMQFQNPLLRGLDPDWHQTSTATVAALRKALDSAG, encoded by the coding sequence GTGAGCGCCGCGCTGACGCTGGAGATCGCCAGCAATTCACTGGCATCTGCTCTGGCCGCGCAGGCCGGTGGCGCCGATCGCATCGAGCTGTTCGACAACCTTGGCGAGGGCGGCACCACGCCGTCGCTCGCCAGCATCGCCATCGCACGCGAGCGCCTGCAGATTCCCTTGTTCGTGCTGGTGCGGCCGCGCCCGGGCGATTTCCATTACGACGCACTGGAAACCGAGCTGATGCTGCGTGACATCGCGCAGTGCCGTGCGCTGGGCTGCGATGGCGTGGTGATCGGTGCGCTGGATGTGCACGGTGGCATCGACATGCCGCTGTGCCGCGAACTGGTGCAGGCGGCGGGGCCGTTGCAGGTCACCTTCCATCGCGCGTTCGATGCTGCGCGCGATCTTCCCGCGGCCCTGCAACAGGTGATCGAGCTGGGCTGCACTCGAGTGCTCAGTTCCGGCGGGCAGGTGAGTGCCGAGGCAGGCAGCAGCATGCTGGCCGCGCTGGTGGCGCAGGCGGCAGGGCGCATCCGCGTGATGGCGGGCGCAGGCATCGGCCCGGCCAACATCGCCAGGATCGCGCGGCTGACCGGCTGCAGCGAACTGCATGCATCGGCCAAGGGGCTGCGGCGTTCGGCCATGCAGTTCCAGAACCCGCTGCTGCGCGGGCTGGATCCCGACTGGCACCAGACCAGCACCGCCACGGTGGCGGCACTGCGCAAGGCGCTGGACAGCGCGGGGTAA
- a CDS encoding TonB-dependent receptor: MAIKHSTRTHGRDALSFAVALALAAAVAPTGAAAQQANAQPTTGSADATTLDSVQVTGYRYAIEKSLQQKRDANAVVEVITAEDVGKFPDKNVADSLQRVPGVVITRDGGEGKSVSVRGLDPDLTLTQLNGNYIATSETNDEASRSFNYTLLPSNMLSSAELFKSPEARIDEGGIGGTVILHTRRPLEMESNSGYVTLEGVSSDTHQDVDPQASALYSWHSKDERFGVLVGVTQQKRTSRTMEVTTENYQWYGTDVDARDVNGNALTQGGINYWWGNSGFNDQFGRNYSDFFMPTSVNFAVKEEKRERKGGQLTFQFKPVDNLTLTANYFRFQLDGNYTQNMLKVPEWNMARYNGDGNWAGGRLLNGLSFDPSGTVVTGAQFEKLAGKTYYCSEDEAAAAGLAPGGWGPDDCTVPTSQLTGGYSREKALSQTADLTIDWDISPLWKASFSGGRTWSEGGPSMNFRMSAKPRRRVNGVWESGNQYTAWDLTGTPSLTVSPNLQEVLMNGIAEVDTGSTDSSWMQTEVEQNHFQADVTKMFESGWLDSIQFGAKYRDGKVHRNTGNTYWVCQGADPADYDSRYQAGCDNTAGIAQPGFFLSNPISGIAGGFNANVFPGINFPSYIDYLNSTYGSSHNRVEDDFVYNVNEKIYSGYFQANFRTERLRGNVGVRVVRTKQFAQSSDSIERFNDYFLDNASGAPMSCDDPAAAAFPTYGCESGFVRLPDALAREKSYELIGSDRTYTDVLPSFNIAWDITDNLVLRGAASKVVARPSYTSIAAPGSLSYYSPEYVNDRRVAGGAPTEGWAGSGSNKNLEAFEATQYDLGVEWYFMPGAVAGVGLFRKDISNFTVPIVRDVQMEVGGEMVTVQNYSTQANGRDAVSQGVELYGQYTFDFGLGVQANYTYNDTNLASIELNGENLGASPLVGSAKNQANLTVFYETDRFLARASYNRRGEVVGGLVNGMTQYTEPYDQLDLNVAYNFTEALTFTASVLNATKSEQRIYLGNDTQSRLISNLYSGRQIYFGATYKF, encoded by the coding sequence ATGGCAATCAAGCATTCAACTCGTACGCACGGCCGCGACGCTTTGTCGTTCGCCGTCGCACTGGCACTGGCCGCAGCCGTCGCGCCGACCGGCGCCGCTGCCCAGCAGGCCAACGCACAACCGACCACCGGCAGCGCCGACGCCACCACGCTGGACAGCGTGCAGGTCACCGGCTACCGCTATGCGATCGAGAAGAGCCTGCAGCAGAAGCGCGACGCCAACGCCGTGGTCGAAGTGATCACCGCCGAGGACGTCGGCAAGTTCCCCGACAAGAACGTTGCCGATTCGCTGCAGCGCGTGCCCGGCGTGGTCATCACCCGTGACGGCGGCGAAGGCAAGAGCGTCAGCGTGCGCGGCCTCGACCCCGACCTGACCCTGACCCAGTTGAACGGCAACTACATCGCCACCTCCGAAACCAATGACGAGGCCAGCCGTTCGTTCAACTACACCCTGCTGCCGTCGAACATGCTGTCCAGCGCCGAGCTGTTCAAATCGCCGGAAGCACGCATCGACGAAGGCGGCATCGGCGGCACGGTCATCCTGCACACCCGCCGCCCGCTGGAAATGGAATCCAACTCCGGCTACGTGACCCTGGAAGGCGTCTCCTCCGACACCCACCAGGACGTCGATCCGCAGGCGTCGGCGCTGTACTCGTGGCACAGCAAGGACGAGCGCTTCGGTGTGCTGGTGGGCGTGACCCAGCAGAAGCGCACCAGCCGCACCATGGAAGTGACCACCGAGAACTACCAGTGGTACGGCACCGATGTCGATGCCCGTGATGTCAACGGCAACGCCCTCACCCAGGGCGGCATCAACTACTGGTGGGGCAACTCCGGCTTCAACGATCAGTTCGGCCGCAACTACAGCGACTTCTTCATGCCCACCTCGGTGAACTTCGCGGTGAAGGAAGAGAAGCGCGAGCGCAAGGGCGGCCAGCTGACCTTCCAGTTCAAGCCGGTCGACAACCTGACCCTGACCGCCAACTACTTCCGCTTCCAGCTGGACGGCAACTACACGCAGAACATGCTGAAGGTGCCCGAGTGGAACATGGCGCGCTACAACGGTGACGGCAACTGGGCCGGCGGCCGCCTGCTCAACGGCCTCAGCTTCGACCCCAGCGGCACCGTGGTCACCGGCGCACAGTTCGAAAAGCTGGCTGGCAAGACCTACTACTGCAGCGAAGACGAAGCCGCTGCCGCCGGCCTGGCCCCGGGTGGCTGGGGTCCGGATGACTGCACCGTGCCCACCTCGCAGCTGACCGGTGGCTACAGCCGCGAAAAGGCGCTGTCGCAGACCGCCGACCTGACCATCGACTGGGACATCAGCCCGCTGTGGAAGGCCTCCTTCAGCGGTGGCCGCACCTGGTCCGAGGGTGGCCCGTCGATGAACTTCCGCATGTCGGCCAAGCCGCGCCGCCGCGTGAACGGCGTGTGGGAATCGGGCAACCAGTACACCGCGTGGGACCTGACCGGCACCCCGTCGCTGACCGTCTCGCCGAACCTGCAGGAGGTGCTGATGAATGGCATCGCCGAGGTCGACACCGGTTCCACCGATTCGTCGTGGATGCAGACCGAGGTCGAGCAGAACCACTTCCAGGCCGATGTCACCAAGATGTTCGAAAGCGGCTGGCTGGACTCGATCCAGTTCGGCGCCAAGTACCGTGACGGCAAGGTCCACCGCAACACCGGCAACACCTACTGGGTGTGCCAGGGCGCCGACCCGGCCGACTATGACAGCCGCTACCAGGCCGGCTGTGACAACACCGCCGGCATCGCCCAGCCCGGTTTCTTCCTGTCCAACCCAATCAGCGGCATCGCCGGTGGCTTCAACGCGAATGTATTCCCGGGCATCAACTTCCCGTCCTACATCGACTACCTGAACTCCACCTACGGTTCGTCGCACAACCGCGTTGAGGACGACTTCGTCTACAACGTCAACGAGAAGATCTATTCCGGCTACTTCCAGGCCAACTTCCGTACCGAGCGCCTGCGCGGCAACGTCGGCGTGCGCGTGGTGCGCACCAAGCAGTTCGCCCAGTCCAGCGACTCGATCGAACGCTTCAACGATTACTTCCTGGACAACGCCTCCGGCGCGCCGATGTCGTGCGACGATCCGGCGGCGGCCGCCTTCCCCACCTACGGCTGCGAGAGTGGCTTCGTGCGCCTGCCCGATGCCCTGGCACGCGAGAAGAGCTACGAGCTGATCGGTTCGGACCGCACCTACACCGACGTGCTGCCCAGCTTCAACATTGCCTGGGACATCACCGACAACCTGGTGCTGCGTGGCGCCGCGTCGAAGGTGGTGGCACGGCCGAGCTACACCAGCATTGCCGCACCCGGCAGCCTGAGCTACTACAGCCCCGAGTACGTCAATGACCGCCGCGTTGCCGGCGGTGCGCCGACCGAAGGCTGGGCCGGCAGCGGCAGCAACAAGAACCTGGAAGCCTTTGAAGCGACCCAGTACGACCTGGGCGTGGAGTGGTACTTCATGCCGGGCGCGGTCGCCGGCGTCGGCCTGTTCCGCAAGGACATCAGCAACTTCACCGTGCCGATCGTGCGTGACGTGCAGATGGAAGTCGGTGGCGAAATGGTGACGGTGCAGAACTACAGCACCCAGGCCAACGGCCGCGATGCAGTGTCGCAGGGCGTGGAACTGTACGGCCAGTACACCTTCGACTTCGGCCTGGGCGTGCAGGCCAACTACACCTACAACGACACCAACCTGGCCTCGATCGAGCTCAATGGCGAGAATCTGGGTGCATCGCCGCTGGTGGGCAGTGCCAAGAACCAGGCCAACCTGACGGTGTTCTATGAAACCGACCGGTTCCTGGCCCGCGCCTCGTACAACCGTCGTGGTGAAGTGGTCGGCGGCCTGGTCAACGGCATGACCCAGTACACCGAGCCGTACGACCAGCTGGATCTGAACGTGGCCTACAACTTCACCGAAGCGCTGACGTTCACCGCCTCGGTGCTCAACGCCACCAAGTCGGAACAGCGCATCTACCTGGGCAACGACACCCAGTCGCGCCTGATCTCCAACCTGTATTCGGGCCGACAGATCTACTTCGGCGCGACCTACAAGTTCTAA